A portion of the Natronococcus sp. AD-5 genome contains these proteins:
- the lrp gene encoding HTH-type transcriptional regulator Lrp, translating to MTYENLDAKLVNALLGDGRASLRSLAEELDVSVTTVSNHLSDLEKDGVIDGYTPRVDYDAVGYDVTAVIQLQVEGNALPDITETLREHHQMTSVYEVTGDYDVIAIGKFRDTDGMNDQIKQLLTDPDIKASNTSVVLNAVSENEQFELEIEDN from the coding sequence ATGACGTACGAAAATCTCGATGCAAAGCTAGTGAATGCACTTCTGGGCGACGGTCGCGCGAGTCTGCGGAGTCTCGCGGAGGAACTCGACGTCTCCGTCACGACCGTCTCGAATCACCTCTCCGATCTCGAGAAAGACGGCGTGATCGACGGCTACACCCCGCGCGTCGATTACGACGCGGTCGGCTACGACGTAACCGCCGTCATCCAGCTCCAGGTCGAGGGGAACGCCCTCCCCGACATCACGGAGACGCTTCGGGAACACCACCAGATGACCAGCGTCTACGAGGTCACCGGCGACTACGACGTGATCGCGATCGGAAAGTTCAGGGATACCGACGGAATGAACGATCAGATCAAACAGCTGTTGACCGATCCCGACATCAAAGCCTCCAATACGAGCGTCGTCCTCAACGCCGTCTCCGAGAACGAGCAGTTCGAACTCGAGATCGAGGACAACTGA